In Spirosoma aureum, a single genomic region encodes these proteins:
- a CDS encoding BamA/TamA family outer membrane protein, whose protein sequence is MGIGAYGQNDSTRYVSKKTNDSLATKISPAIIDTALIQRDSLFYNRLKAKMYKHRMTRQLYDLIFQDVYNSQARTGEVSQIEVNPFKPFEGRIIGDIYIRRLGVFGQSVYDTLRQPGNWVERTGNRLHTNTRENIIRRSYLLFKEGDALDPTILRDNERLLRTTSIFHDARILVLPRPGSRQFVDVYVITQDVWSLLPTGGVGSLNQFSLGFEQNNFRGLGHQLHAQVAYSGADPRQKIEYQGRYTVPFIGKTFLTAQADFIYLRDLKQIAFRLYRPFLTPDTKYAGSIEVNHTRVNNRLVARNDSVLLVPLSYNYSDIWIGRSFRIFYSPNDAEGKGRSRLVLAIRNTNYEYFERPTVTADTNQLYQDSRTTLFTIGYSRRKYVRDVLIYGFGRTEDVPVGEAISVVVGFDNAELGPRKYAGLNFSQGKYLNKSGYLYALASLGGYTRNQRIEQGVLSLEGNYFSPLMTTKWGNMRHFFNSRFTVGIDRFDNEYITLNSSSGSGINTDGIGINNDALRGTNRWLINYENILFSKLNLIGFRVAFISFANLGLVSFQDRSLLRGPIYQGYGIGFRLRNENLTFNSFQIRLAYYPNIPNNAYPFRFAFEGIPVLRFRDFDLSAPQLIPYR, encoded by the coding sequence ATGGGAATAGGCGCTTATGGACAGAATGACTCGACGCGCTATGTATCGAAAAAGACGAACGATTCACTGGCGACGAAGATCTCACCAGCAATAATTGACACCGCCCTGATCCAGCGCGATAGTCTGTTTTACAATCGCCTGAAAGCGAAAATGTATAAACATCGGATGACGCGGCAACTGTATGATCTGATTTTTCAGGATGTTTATAACAGCCAGGCAAGAACGGGGGAGGTTAGTCAGATTGAAGTAAATCCATTTAAACCCTTTGAAGGGCGGATCATTGGGGATATTTACATTCGTCGGCTGGGGGTATTTGGGCAATCGGTTTATGATACGCTTCGGCAGCCCGGTAACTGGGTAGAACGAACCGGTAACCGACTGCACACCAACACGCGCGAGAATATTATTCGCCGATCGTATTTACTGTTTAAAGAAGGCGATGCATTAGATCCGACCATATTGCGCGATAATGAGCGGCTGTTGCGTACAACATCAATTTTCCACGATGCTCGTATTTTGGTATTGCCGCGTCCGGGAAGCCGACAATTTGTGGATGTATATGTGATCACACAGGATGTCTGGTCGCTTCTGCCTACCGGCGGTGTTGGGTCGCTGAACCAGTTCAGTCTGGGATTTGAACAGAATAACTTCCGGGGACTCGGTCATCAGCTCCATGCGCAGGTGGCGTATTCCGGGGCCGACCCACGCCAGAAAATAGAATATCAGGGTCGATACACTGTGCCGTTTATTGGCAAAACATTCCTTACGGCTCAGGCAGATTTTATTTATTTACGTGATCTGAAACAGATCGCGTTTCGTCTATACCGCCCCTTTCTGACGCCGGATACCAAATATGCCGGGTCGATTGAAGTAAACCATACGCGGGTAAATAACCGGCTGGTTGCCCGTAATGACAGTGTGCTGCTGGTGCCGCTGAGTTATAACTATTCTGATATCTGGATCGGCCGATCGTTTCGAATTTTCTATAGTCCGAATGACGCCGAAGGGAAGGGCCGATCAAGGCTGGTTTTGGCCATTCGCAATACCAATTATGAGTATTTTGAGCGGCCGACAGTTACTGCCGACACAAATCAGCTTTATCAGGATAGTCGCACAACGCTCTTTACTATAGGGTATTCCCGGCGGAAATACGTTCGTGACGTACTCATTTATGGATTTGGTCGTACGGAAGACGTCCCTGTCGGTGAGGCTATATCGGTTGTCGTTGGGTTCGATAACGCGGAGTTAGGGCCAAGGAAGTATGCCGGTTTGAATTTCTCGCAGGGCAAATACCTCAATAAGTCCGGCTACCTCTATGCGTTGGCCAGCCTGGGGGGGTATACTCGTAATCAACGAATTGAACAGGGTGTGCTCTCGTTGGAAGGAAATTATTTTAGTCCGCTCATGACCACCAAGTGGGGAAACATGCGTCATTTTTTCAATAGCCGATTCACCGTCGGCATTGACCGATTCGATAACGAATACATTACACTGAATAGCAGTAGCGGAAGCGGTATCAATACCGACGGAATAGGAATTAACAATGATGCCCTGCGTGGAACAAATCGCTGGTTGATTAACTATGAAAACATTCTGTTCTCGAAACTGAATCTGATTGGGTTTCGGGTCGCTTTTATTTCATTCGCAAATTTAGGGCTGGTCAGCTTTCAGGATCGATCGCTTCTGAGAGGACCTATTTATCAGGGATATGGAATCGGGTTTCGATTACGAAACGAAAACTTGACATTCAATAGTTTTCAAATTAGATTAGCCTATTATCCAAACATCCCGAATAATGCCTATCCATTCCGATTCGCTTTCGAGGGAATACCTGTTTTACGCTTCAGAGACTTCGATTTATCAGCTCCTCAACTTATTCCCTACCGGTAG
- a CDS encoding GNAT family N-acetyltransferase codes for MREAFGPPYNTAELVEEYIQSSISPAILADELADPNSIFFIVEQVDKTPVGYAKLRRTKPPRQMTSGFRRSGKAIEIQRIYLVQTQVGQGQGRQLMDYCLNWARQAGYIAVWLGVWERNERALAFYQKMGFERIGFHYFQFGSERQRDFWLQKQL; via the coding sequence ATGCGTGAAGCATTTGGCCCGCCCTACAACACCGCTGAGCTTGTGGAGGAGTATATCCAATCGTCTATATCACCAGCTATCCTTGCAGACGAACTGGCCGATCCCAATTCGATATTCTTCATCGTCGAACAGGTCGATAAAACACCTGTTGGCTACGCAAAACTTCGACGAACGAAGCCACCCCGGCAAATGACTTCAGGGTTCCGGCGAAGTGGCAAGGCGATTGAAATTCAACGTATTTATTTAGTACAAACCCAGGTAGGGCAGGGGCAGGGCCGACAATTAATGGACTATTGTTTAAACTGGGCACGCCAGGCCGGTTATATAGCTGTTTGGCTCGGTGTTTGGGAGCGTAACGAACGCGCTCTGGCCTTTTATCAAAAAATGGGCTTCGAACGGATTGGGTTTCATTATTTCCAGTTTGGCTCCGAACGACAGCGGGATTTTTGGTTGCAGAAACAGTTATAG